One segment of Micromonospora parathelypteridis DNA contains the following:
- a CDS encoding SigE family RNA polymerase sigma factor: MTTEDRTRDGFADFVRAETAGLTRFAYLLTGDRHHAEDLVQVALARVAVRWERVDDPPAYLRRVLCTQAASWWRWRRARPPERLGGVLPERAGPGDDPDLRLVLSAALARLTVRQRAVLVLRYYEDRTETETAALLGCRVGTVKSQTRHALGRLRVLAPELAELVGRAPQEVTR; this comes from the coding sequence TTGACGACTGAGGACCGCACCCGGGACGGCTTCGCCGACTTCGTCCGGGCCGAAACCGCCGGGCTGACCCGGTTCGCATACCTGCTGACCGGCGACCGGCACCACGCCGAGGACCTGGTTCAGGTGGCGCTGGCTCGGGTCGCGGTGCGCTGGGAGCGGGTGGACGACCCACCCGCCTACCTGCGTCGGGTGCTCTGCACCCAGGCGGCCAGTTGGTGGCGGTGGCGGCGGGCCCGCCCACCGGAGCGGCTGGGCGGGGTGCTGCCGGAGCGGGCCGGCCCGGGTGACGATCCCGACCTGCGGCTGGTGCTGTCAGCGGCGTTGGCCCGGCTGACCGTGCGGCAGCGCGCGGTCCTCGTCCTGCGCTACTACGAGGACCGCACCGAGACCGAGACGGCGGCGCTGCTCGGCTGCCGGGTCGGCACCGTGAAGAGTCAGACCCGGCACGCTCTCGGCCGGCTGCGCGTCCTCGCGCCCGAGCTGGCCGAGCTGGTCGGCCGTGCCCCGCAGGAGGTGACCCGATGA
- a CDS encoding DUF1003 domain-containing protein, producing MADQRRAERLDQPREPRGIKLPRFDAEAFGRWSEGIARGMGTANFIVVMTVVITIWFVWNTLAPADLRFDPYTFTFLTLVLSLQASYAAPLILLAQNRQADRDRVALEEDRRRATAQKADTEYLAREIAALRIALGEVATRDFLRSELARLAEELDEAGQRRQRLERRQQEKDSRQEKRSQRPTDGVGLDEPRDDLDGDFVRDARPDGTGPRRSDG from the coding sequence ATGGCTGACCAGCGGCGAGCGGAACGGCTCGACCAGCCCCGCGAGCCCCGGGGCATCAAACTCCCCCGCTTCGACGCGGAGGCGTTCGGCCGCTGGTCGGAGGGCATCGCCCGGGGCATGGGGACCGCGAACTTCATCGTCGTCATGACGGTGGTGATCACGATCTGGTTCGTCTGGAACACGTTGGCACCGGCGGACCTGCGCTTCGACCCGTACACCTTCACGTTCCTGACCCTGGTGCTGTCGTTGCAGGCCAGCTACGCGGCGCCGCTGATCCTGCTGGCACAGAACCGGCAGGCCGACCGGGACCGGGTGGCCCTGGAGGAGGACCGGCGGCGAGCCACGGCCCAGAAGGCGGACACCGAATACCTTGCCCGGGAGATCGCGGCACTGCGGATCGCGTTGGGTGAGGTGGCCACCCGGGACTTTCTCCGCTCCGAGCTGGCCCGGCTGGCCGAGGAGCTGGACGAGGCGGGGCAGCGCCGGCAGCGGCTGGAGCGCCGCCAGCAGGAGAAGGACAGCCGCCAGGAGAAGCGCAGCCAGCGGCCGACCGATGGTGTCGGCCTGGACGAGCCACGCGACGACCTGGACGGCGACTTCGTGCGGGACGCCCGGCCGGACGGCACCGGGCCGCGCCGCTCGGACGGCTGA
- a CDS encoding O-methyltransferase, translated as MLRTARSLAREVGLEAVTPGAGAALRLLAAAGNARAVVEIGTGTGVSGVWLLRGMRADGVLTTIDLEVEHQRIARRIFAEAGFAAGRTRIITGRALDVLPRLADGAYDLVFVDAEATGFHACVEAALRLLRPGGVLALNGVLAGGRIGDPAARDAETVTVRETIKAVRESEHWIPALLPVGHGVLAAVKC; from the coding sequence GTGCTCCGCACCGCCCGCAGCCTGGCCCGGGAGGTGGGCCTCGAAGCGGTCACCCCCGGCGCGGGGGCCGCGCTGAGGCTGCTGGCCGCTGCCGGCAACGCCCGCGCGGTGGTGGAGATCGGCACCGGCACCGGGGTGAGCGGGGTCTGGTTGCTGCGCGGCATGCGCGCCGACGGTGTGCTCACCACCATCGACCTGGAGGTGGAGCACCAGCGGATCGCCCGGCGGATCTTCGCCGAGGCGGGCTTCGCAGCCGGTCGCACTCGGATCATCACCGGTCGTGCGCTCGACGTGCTGCCCCGGCTCGCCGACGGCGCGTACGACCTGGTCTTCGTGGACGCGGAGGCGACCGGGTTCCACGCCTGCGTGGAAGCGGCGCTGCGGTTGCTGCGCCCGGGGGGCGTGCTCGCGCTCAACGGCGTGCTGGCGGGCGGCCGGATCGGTGACCCGGCCGCCCGGGACGCGGAGACGGTGACGGTCCGCGAGACGATCAAGGCGGTGCGGGAGTCGGAACACTGGATCCCCGCGCTGCTGCCGGTGGGGCACGGGGTGCTCGCCGCGGTGAAGTGCTGA
- a CDS encoding preprotein translocase subunit TatB, which translates to MFDNLNWWEIGALLLLALLIFGDRLPGVITDGLRLVRNLRNMARNATGDLSRELGTDIQLEDLHPKAFIRKHLLSEEDEAAIRKPLQGVYDNLRADVSGVHEDLKDVASAADLRSNGTRSGTATSNPSAPVPRVSYDDAT; encoded by the coding sequence ATGTTCGACAACCTGAACTGGTGGGAGATCGGGGCGCTGCTGCTCCTGGCGCTGCTGATCTTCGGTGACCGGCTGCCCGGAGTCATCACCGACGGGCTGCGGTTGGTGCGCAATCTGCGCAACATGGCCCGGAACGCCACCGGCGACCTGAGTCGTGAGCTGGGCACCGACATCCAGCTGGAGGACCTGCACCCGAAGGCGTTCATCCGCAAGCACCTCCTCAGCGAGGAGGACGAGGCGGCGATCCGCAAGCCGTTGCAGGGGGTCTACGACAACCTGCGTGCGGACGTCAGCGGCGTGCACGAGGACCTGAAGGACGTGGCGAGTGCCGCGGACCTTCGGTCGAACGGGACCCGGTCCGGCACGGCCACCAGCAACCCCTCGGCGCCGGTGCCCCGCGTCAGCTACGACGACGCCACCTGA
- a CDS encoding HAD family hydrolase — translation MPGYQAVLFDFFGTLTRSVQRGAAHLGTAELLGCPTDTLTEVLDRTYYERATGRLGNAEATLRWVCAQAGVHPSDHAVRAAVASRHRAVRADTWLRADAVPVLAALRQRGLHTGVISDCTHELPAFLPQLAVAPLLDVRVFSVQVGRCKPDPALYLTACQRLGLAPGDCLYVGDGGSQELTGAERAGMTAVRLAAPDLATHMVFNADLDWRGPTLGTLGEVLALVDTYAEVVGVRIGPG, via the coding sequence ATGCCCGGCTACCAGGCGGTTCTGTTCGACTTCTTCGGCACCCTGACCCGTTCGGTGCAGCGTGGTGCCGCGCACCTCGGCACCGCCGAGTTGCTCGGGTGCCCCACCGACACGCTGACCGAGGTGCTGGACCGCACCTACTACGAACGGGCCACCGGCCGGCTCGGCAACGCGGAGGCGACCCTTCGCTGGGTGTGCGCCCAGGCCGGCGTACACCCCAGCGACCACGCGGTTCGGGCGGCGGTGGCGTCCCGGCACCGGGCGGTCCGCGCGGACACCTGGCTGCGGGCCGACGCGGTGCCGGTGCTGGCGGCTCTGCGGCAACGCGGCCTGCACACCGGCGTGATCAGCGACTGCACGCACGAGCTGCCGGCCTTCCTTCCCCAACTCGCGGTCGCCCCGCTGCTCGACGTGCGGGTCTTCTCGGTGCAGGTCGGCCGATGCAAGCCCGATCCGGCGCTCTACCTGACCGCCTGCCAGCGGCTCGGGCTCGCGCCGGGAGACTGCCTGTACGTCGGTGACGGCGGCAGCCAGGAGTTGACCGGCGCCGAGCGGGCCGGGATGACCGCCGTCCGGCTCGCCGCGCCGGACCTGGCCACGCACATGGTCTTCAACGCCGACCTGGACTGGCGCGGCCCCACGCTCGGCACACTGGGCGAGGTGCTCGCCCTCGTCGACACCTACGCCGAGGTCGTGGGCGTCCGCATTGGGCCAGGCTGA
- a CDS encoding DMT family transporter, with protein MPPPSHRPSPDLLTTGAVGLAVVAVSSSAPLIAYAAAPALAIAFWRNLLAVAVLTPVSLARRRAEFRRLTVGVGRREGLFCVLSGVALAGHFATWVPSAQLTSVATSTALVATQPVWQGLIARAQGRRLPPVVWIGIAVAVGGAAIATGTDVGVSGKAVLGDVLALTGGLFAAVYTALGERARASISTTTYTTICYGICALILLVVCLIGGVRLTGFDGRTWLAILALVAGAQLLGHSMFNYALRKISATTVSVLILLEAPGAALLGWAWLGQLPRPYALLGMALLLVGVAVVVLGGGRAARRAAPTALPADPTPLHD; from the coding sequence GTGCCCCCACCTTCACACCGCCCGTCCCCGGACCTGCTGACCACCGGCGCGGTCGGCCTCGCCGTGGTCGCCGTGTCGTCGTCCGCGCCGTTGATCGCGTACGCCGCCGCTCCCGCGCTGGCCATCGCGTTCTGGCGCAACCTGCTCGCGGTGGCCGTGCTGACCCCCGTCTCGCTGGCCCGGCGCCGCGCCGAGTTCCGCAGGCTGACCGTGGGTGTGGGCCGGCGTGAGGGGCTGTTCTGCGTCCTCTCCGGAGTCGCGCTGGCCGGGCACTTCGCCACCTGGGTGCCGAGCGCCCAACTCACCTCGGTCGCCACCTCCACCGCCCTGGTCGCCACCCAGCCGGTCTGGCAGGGGCTGATCGCCCGCGCCCAGGGGCGGCGACTCCCTCCGGTGGTGTGGATCGGCATCGCGGTCGCGGTCGGCGGCGCGGCGATCGCCACCGGGACGGACGTGGGTGTCTCCGGCAAGGCCGTCCTCGGCGACGTACTGGCGCTGACCGGCGGCCTGTTCGCCGCCGTCTACACCGCACTCGGTGAGCGGGCCCGCGCCAGCATCAGCACCACCACCTACACCACCATCTGCTACGGGATCTGCGCGCTGATCCTGCTGGTCGTCTGCCTGATCGGCGGCGTACGGCTGACCGGGTTCGACGGGCGGACCTGGCTTGCCATCCTGGCCCTGGTGGCCGGCGCCCAACTACTCGGGCACTCGATGTTCAACTACGCCCTGCGGAAGATCTCGGCGACCACGGTGAGCGTGCTGATCCTGCTGGAGGCGCCCGGCGCGGCCCTGCTCGGCTGGGCCTGGCTGGGGCAGCTGCCCCGCCCGTACGCGCTGCTCGGGATGGCGTTGCTGCTGGTCGGGGTGGCGGTGGTGGTGCTCGGCGGTGGCCGGGCCGCTCGCCGGGCCGCACCCACCGCGCTGCCGGCCGACCCGACTCCGCTGCACGACTGA
- a CDS encoding magnesium transporter MgtE N-terminal domain-containing protein produces MSTPTRVYIARLAGVAVFDPNGDQVGRVRDAVARLRATKRPPEVVGLVAEMPMRRRIFLSINRITSIDADAVVLGSGTLNLRRFEKRPNELLVLQELLDRRVQLDPGGQPGAVVDVAMECARGGEWSLTRVAVREQTGRLTRRGHLHQVEWDRVRGLSGIADNRGTANLLAVLEDMRPADLANALQDLPDARRNEVAAALDDERLADVLSELPEHDQVEILAALDRERAADVLEEMDPDDAADLLNELPPPEQDVLLDLMEPDEADPVRQLLKYTPGTAGSVMTSEPVILPPDATVAEALARIREPQLSPAVAAQVFVTRAPQNTPTGRYLGMVHFQALLREPPADLLGKVVVNDIDPLRPTTPLPEITRRMATYDLVAMPVIDRNSRLVGAVTVDDVLDHSLPRDWRDRDALTAPGATDAALDGADG; encoded by the coding sequence GTGAGCACGCCGACCCGGGTCTACATCGCCCGTCTCGCCGGAGTCGCCGTCTTCGACCCGAACGGCGATCAGGTGGGCCGGGTCCGTGACGCCGTGGCACGACTACGGGCGACCAAGCGACCGCCCGAGGTGGTGGGCCTCGTCGCCGAGATGCCGATGCGTCGGCGCATCTTCCTGTCCATCAACCGGATCACCTCCATCGACGCGGACGCCGTCGTGCTCGGCTCCGGCACCCTCAACCTGCGCCGGTTCGAGAAGCGCCCGAACGAGCTGCTGGTGCTCCAGGAACTGCTGGACCGGCGGGTGCAGCTCGACCCGGGCGGCCAGCCCGGCGCGGTCGTGGACGTCGCCATGGAGTGCGCCCGAGGTGGTGAGTGGTCGCTGACCCGTGTCGCCGTACGCGAGCAGACCGGGCGGCTCACCCGCCGCGGCCACCTGCACCAGGTCGAATGGGACCGGGTGCGCGGGCTCAGCGGCATCGCCGACAACCGGGGTACGGCGAACCTGCTCGCCGTCCTGGAGGACATGCGCCCGGCCGACCTCGCCAACGCTCTGCAGGACCTGCCCGACGCGCGGCGCAACGAGGTCGCGGCCGCGCTGGACGACGAGCGGCTCGCCGACGTGCTCAGCGAGCTGCCGGAGCACGACCAGGTGGAGATTCTCGCCGCGCTGGACCGGGAGCGGGCCGCGGACGTGCTGGAGGAGATGGACCCGGACGACGCGGCGGACCTGCTCAACGAGCTCCCCCCACCGGAGCAGGACGTGCTGCTGGACCTGATGGAGCCGGACGAGGCCGACCCGGTGCGTCAGCTCCTGAAGTACACGCCCGGAACAGCGGGCAGCGTGATGACCTCCGAGCCGGTGATCCTGCCGCCGGACGCCACCGTCGCCGAGGCGCTGGCCCGGATCCGGGAGCCACAGCTCTCCCCCGCCGTCGCCGCGCAGGTCTTCGTGACCCGGGCACCGCAGAACACCCCGACCGGCCGCTACCTGGGCATGGTGCACTTCCAGGCGCTGCTGCGTGAACCGCCGGCGGACCTGCTGGGCAAGGTGGTCGTCAACGACATCGACCCGCTACGCCCGACCACCCCGCTGCCGGAGATCACCCGCCGCATGGCCACGTACGACCTGGTCGCCATGCCGGTGATCGACCGCAACAGCCGGCTGGTCGGTGCCGTGACGGTGGACGACGTCCTGGACCACTCGCTTCCTCGGGACTGGCGGGACCGCGACGCCCTGACCGCCCCGGGCGCCACCGACGCGGCGCTGGACGGCGCAGATGGCTGA
- a CDS encoding PhzF family phenazine biosynthesis protein, translating to MSTLAYEIVDVFTDRPFAGNPLAVVFGAEALATEQMQALALEFNLSETVFVLPPTQVGATYRARIFTPVEELPFAGHPSVGAAVTASRRGMFGVGQVTQECAAGVLPIEVTATGATLTGGTPTLGPELDPEPLLEIAGLVADDHIGPAPRVAGCGLEFPYLPVRPESLARAQVNAAAAQRYGVSHVSVFSWDAVAQTAHARVFVPGMGVPEDPATGSAALGLGVWLVATGLLPGEGLSRYAVRQGVEMNRPSALACTVTAANGVAVGATVAGQVVPVARGEIAIPPFVG from the coding sequence ATGTCGACCTTGGCCTACGAGATCGTGGACGTCTTCACCGACCGCCCCTTCGCCGGCAACCCGCTGGCCGTGGTGTTCGGCGCGGAGGCGCTGGCCACCGAGCAGATGCAGGCACTCGCGCTGGAGTTCAACCTCTCCGAGACGGTGTTCGTGCTGCCACCGACGCAGGTCGGTGCCACCTACCGGGCCAGGATCTTCACCCCGGTCGAGGAGTTGCCGTTCGCCGGGCACCCGAGTGTCGGCGCGGCGGTCACCGCGAGCCGGCGGGGAATGTTCGGTGTGGGGCAGGTCACCCAGGAGTGTGCGGCCGGGGTGCTGCCGATCGAGGTGACCGCAACCGGGGCGACGCTGACCGGTGGCACCCCGACCCTCGGGCCCGAGCTGGACCCGGAGCCGTTGCTGGAGATCGCCGGCCTGGTCGCGGACGACCACATCGGGCCTGCACCCCGCGTCGCCGGCTGTGGGCTGGAGTTCCCGTACCTGCCGGTACGGCCGGAGTCGTTGGCCCGCGCCCAGGTGAATGCGGCGGCGGCGCAGCGGTACGGGGTGTCGCACGTCAGCGTTTTCTCCTGGGACGCGGTAGCGCAAACCGCGCACGCCCGGGTCTTCGTGCCGGGGATGGGCGTCCCGGAGGACCCGGCGACCGGCTCGGCGGCGCTCGGCCTCGGTGTCTGGCTGGTGGCGACCGGTCTGTTGCCGGGCGAGGGGCTGTCCCGCTACGCGGTCCGCCAGGGGGTGGAGATGAACCGGCCGTCCGCGCTGGCATGCACGGTCACCGCGGCGAACGGTGTGGCGGTCGGCGCGACGGTCGCCGGTCAGGTGGTGCCGGTGGCCCGGGGTGAGATCGCCATCCCGCCATTCGTGGGCTGA
- a CDS encoding Mrp/NBP35 family ATP-binding protein: protein MSAPVSTVEDAIQAALATVNDPEIRRPITELGMVRSATIAASGVVRVELLLTVAGCPLKDKLRTDITVAVAAVPGVTGVEIDFGVMTPEQRQSLQSQLRGGGATEEPVIPFAQPGSRTRVYAVASGKGGVGKSSVTVNLAAALAARGLSVGVVDADIYGHSVPRMLGTEARPTRVEDMIMPPQSHGVKVISIGMFTSGNAAVVWRGPMLHRALQQFLADVYWGDLDVLLLDLPPGTGDVAISLAQLLPNSEILIVTTPQTAAAEVAERAGAIALQTHQRVVGVIENMSWLELPDGSRMEIFGAGGGTAVAESLSRTIGAQVPLLGQIPLDTRVREAGDAGNPIVLAEPASPAAQALGTIADRLALRRESLLGKPLGLKPAGR from the coding sequence ATGTCAGCACCCGTGAGCACCGTCGAGGACGCGATCCAGGCAGCCCTGGCCACCGTCAACGACCCGGAGATCCGCCGGCCCATCACCGAGCTGGGCATGGTCCGCTCCGCCACGATCGCTGCCAGCGGCGTCGTCCGGGTCGAGCTGCTGCTCACCGTCGCCGGCTGCCCGCTCAAGGACAAGCTGCGTACCGACATCACCGTCGCGGTCGCCGCGGTGCCCGGCGTGACCGGCGTGGAGATCGACTTTGGGGTGATGACCCCCGAGCAGCGGCAGTCGTTGCAGTCGCAGCTGCGCGGCGGGGGCGCCACCGAGGAGCCGGTCATCCCGTTCGCCCAGCCGGGCTCACGCACCCGGGTGTACGCGGTGGCCAGCGGCAAGGGTGGCGTCGGCAAGTCCAGCGTGACGGTCAACCTGGCTGCGGCGCTCGCGGCTCGCGGGCTCTCCGTCGGCGTGGTCGACGCGGACATCTACGGCCACTCGGTGCCCCGGATGCTCGGCACGGAGGCACGGCCCACCCGCGTCGAGGACATGATCATGCCGCCGCAGTCGCACGGCGTGAAGGTGATCTCCATCGGCATGTTCACCTCCGGCAACGCCGCCGTGGTGTGGCGCGGCCCGATGCTGCACCGGGCGTTGCAGCAGTTCCTGGCCGACGTCTACTGGGGCGATCTGGACGTGCTCCTGCTCGACCTGCCCCCGGGCACGGGCGACGTGGCCATCTCGCTGGCCCAGTTGCTGCCCAACTCGGAGATCCTGATCGTCACCACCCCGCAGACCGCCGCCGCCGAGGTGGCCGAGCGGGCCGGTGCGATCGCCCTGCAGACCCACCAGCGGGTGGTCGGCGTCATCGAGAACATGTCCTGGCTGGAGCTCCCGGACGGCTCCCGGATGGAGATCTTCGGTGCCGGGGGCGGTACCGCCGTCGCCGAGTCGCTGAGCCGGACCATCGGCGCTCAGGTGCCGCTGCTCGGGCAGATCCCGCTGGACACCCGGGTCCGCGAGGCCGGCGACGCGGGCAACCCGATCGTGCTGGCCGAGCCGGCGTCCCCGGCCGCGCAGGCGCTCGGCACGATCGCCGACCGGCTCGCGCTGCGCCGCGAGTCGCTGCTCGGCAAGCCGCTCGGCCTCAAGCCCGCCGGGCGCTGA
- a CDS encoding leucyl aminopeptidase family protein, whose translation MLAIRLIAEPDRLDVLVLPVRPADSAAAGDTSAEPVSTAVAPPAGTADEAAALVPAARMTGRAGEVHTQLRPGATPGRLLLLGIGDGGEAAWRTAGAALARSAASETHITIALPAEVTPAAVRGLAEGLLLAPYRFRMTTAGDSPALSDVDLLVADPTAFEATVATARTTAAMTNLARDLTNTPSSLKTPQWFADQVESAAADLPDLRLRVRGPAELAAEGFGGILAVGGGSASGPRLVELDWHPADARTHVVLIGKGITFDTGGISIKPVPAMKLMRKDMAGAAAVVAATLGAAALRLPVRVTTLAPLAENMVSGSAFRPGDIVRHYGGMTSETTNSDAEGRLVLADALAYAVQQLEPDLLLDLATLTGANAVALGKRTAALYSENDQLAADVLAAAEAAGELAWRMPLHGDYVEYLGSEIADLYSAPAQGAGSVLAALYLREFTGDLRDRWLHLDMSAPSWADGDHAEVSRGATGWGVRWLLRWLASVD comes from the coding sequence GTGCTCGCCATCCGTCTGATCGCCGAGCCCGACCGGCTCGACGTCCTCGTCCTGCCTGTCCGCCCCGCCGATTCGGCAGCGGCAGGCGACACCTCGGCCGAGCCCGTTTCGACCGCCGTGGCACCCCCGGCCGGCACGGCAGACGAGGCCGCCGCGTTGGTGCCGGCGGCCCGAATGACCGGGCGTGCCGGCGAGGTTCACACCCAACTGCGCCCCGGGGCTACTCCCGGCCGGCTCCTGCTGCTCGGCATCGGCGATGGCGGCGAGGCGGCCTGGCGGACGGCCGGCGCGGCTCTGGCCCGCTCCGCAGCCAGTGAGACGCATATCACCATTGCCCTGCCGGCCGAGGTGACCCCGGCCGCGGTTCGCGGGTTGGCCGAAGGGCTGCTGCTCGCCCCGTACCGGTTCCGGATGACCACAGCGGGCGACTCTCCGGCGCTCAGCGACGTCGATCTGCTGGTGGCAGACCCGACGGCGTTCGAGGCCACCGTCGCCACCGCCCGGACCACCGCGGCGATGACCAATCTCGCCCGTGACCTGACCAACACCCCCTCCTCGTTGAAGACCCCGCAGTGGTTCGCCGACCAGGTGGAGTCCGCAGCGGCCGACCTGCCCGACCTGCGACTGCGGGTCCGTGGCCCGGCTGAGCTGGCCGCCGAGGGCTTCGGCGGGATCCTCGCCGTGGGCGGCGGCTCGGCCAGCGGCCCTCGGCTCGTCGAGCTGGACTGGCATCCAGCCGACGCGCGTACGCACGTGGTGCTGATCGGCAAGGGCATCACCTTCGACACCGGCGGCATCTCGATCAAGCCGGTGCCGGCGATGAAGCTGATGCGCAAGGACATGGCCGGCGCGGCCGCGGTCGTCGCCGCCACCCTCGGCGCCGCCGCGCTGCGGCTGCCGGTCCGGGTCACCACGCTGGCCCCGCTCGCCGAGAACATGGTCAGCGGCTCGGCGTTCCGCCCCGGCGACATCGTCCGGCACTACGGCGGCATGACCAGCGAGACGACCAACTCCGACGCCGAGGGCCGACTGGTCCTCGCCGACGCGCTGGCGTACGCGGTGCAGCAGCTCGAACCGGACCTGCTGCTCGACCTGGCCACCCTCACCGGCGCCAACGCGGTGGCGCTGGGCAAGCGCACCGCCGCCCTGTACAGCGAGAACGACCAACTGGCCGCTGACGTGCTGGCCGCGGCCGAGGCGGCCGGCGAGTTGGCGTGGCGGATGCCCCTGCACGGTGACTACGTCGAGTACCTGGGCAGCGAGATCGCGGACCTCTACAGCGCACCGGCACAGGGTGCCGGCTCGGTGTTGGCCGCGCTCTACCTCCGCGAGTTCACCGGCGACCTACGGGACCGCTGGCTGCACCTGGACATGTCGGCCCCGTCCTGGGCGGACGGCGACCACGCCGAGGTCAGCCGCGGCGCCACCGGCTGGGGCGTGCGGTGGCTGTTGCGGTGGCTGGCCAGCGTCGACTGA
- a CDS encoding trypsin-like peptidase domain-containing protein, with product MPPVAGVPPHGPSPSWPAPAAGGPGATGASPWWSDALADPWRDPAAPTAVVVPGVVAAGTEPEPVTDPDAPGRPTLRHLLLIPVITALLAGTLGGALGYAFAVHGGAGGVVLGGAPAEAPALAQRKPESLAGVAERVLPSVVTVRVSSLGGTSEGSGFIATADGHVITNDHVVAGGSGKASVVFNDGTTASATIVGRDPESDIAVIKVSRPGLRPVEFGDSDGLAVGDPVLAIGSPLSLANTVTAGIVSALDRTMQAGEPGGPMRYYAAIQTDAAVNHGNSGGPLVDGAGRVVGVNSTIKSLVAEGQEAGNIGLAFAIPINQAKRVTQDIIGTGKARRTVIGARAEGPTGAAGGGLRLAEVEPSGPADSAGLKAGDVILKINGRPMTEPTDLTALVRKFAPGSVVTVEFRRGSARQNTSVTLAADAK from the coding sequence GTGCCGCCCGTGGCGGGTGTGCCGCCCCACGGGCCGTCGCCGAGCTGGCCGGCACCGGCCGCGGGCGGGCCGGGCGCGACCGGCGCTTCGCCCTGGTGGTCGGACGCGCTCGCCGATCCATGGCGGGACCCGGCGGCGCCGACCGCGGTGGTGGTGCCCGGTGTGGTGGCGGCCGGCACCGAGCCCGAGCCGGTCACCGATCCGGACGCGCCGGGCCGGCCTACGCTGCGCCACCTGTTGCTCATCCCCGTGATCACCGCGCTGCTGGCCGGCACCCTCGGTGGCGCGCTGGGTTACGCGTTCGCCGTGCACGGGGGCGCCGGTGGGGTGGTGCTCGGCGGTGCGCCGGCCGAAGCTCCGGCGCTGGCCCAACGCAAGCCGGAGTCGTTGGCCGGTGTCGCCGAACGTGTCCTGCCCAGCGTGGTCACCGTCCGGGTGAGCAGCCTCGGCGGGACCAGTGAGGGCTCCGGCTTCATCGCCACCGCCGACGGCCACGTGATCACCAACGACCACGTGGTGGCCGGTGGCAGTGGCAAGGCCTCGGTGGTCTTCAACGACGGCACCACCGCGTCGGCGACCATCGTCGGACGGGACCCGGAGTCGGACATCGCGGTGATCAAGGTGAGTCGTCCCGGGCTGCGGCCGGTGGAGTTCGGTGACTCCGACGGGCTGGCGGTCGGTGACCCGGTGCTCGCCATCGGTTCGCCACTGTCGCTGGCCAACACGGTCACCGCCGGCATCGTGAGTGCCCTGGACCGGACGATGCAGGCCGGCGAACCGGGTGGCCCGATGCGCTACTACGCGGCCATCCAGACCGACGCCGCGGTCAACCACGGCAACTCGGGCGGCCCGTTGGTCGACGGCGCCGGGCGGGTGGTCGGGGTGAACTCCACCATCAAGTCACTGGTCGCCGAGGGGCAGGAGGCGGGCAACATCGGGCTCGCCTTCGCCATCCCGATCAACCAGGCCAAGAGGGTGACCCAGGACATCATCGGCACCGGCAAGGCCCGGCGTACGGTGATCGGCGCCCGGGCGGAGGGCCCGACCGGGGCGGCTGGGGGTGGTCTGCGGCTGGCGGAGGTGGAGCCCTCCGGTCCGGCGGACAGCGCCGGGTTGAAGGCCGGCGACGTGATCCTCAAGATCAATGGGCGGCCGATGACCGAGCCGACGGACCTGACCGCGTTGGTCCGCAAGTTCGCGCCGGGTTCGGTGGTGACTGTCGAGTTTCGGCGGGGTTCCGCCCGGCAGAACACGTCGGTAACTCTCGCTGCGGACGCGAAGTGA